A stretch of Chitinophaga caeni DNA encodes these proteins:
- a CDS encoding ABC transporter permease, producing MYKLLRVEWFKVKGYKAFWIILALFAIPFPIVFVQVVKKLDEQLSAFSTLITAYPNLWQFTAYWGSYNIILLGMLVILMITNEHTYRTMRQNIIDGWSRQQFFYAKLMPIFILALFSTVLIALTGWIAGYEVDDLLNVNKGTTYIFYSFLQSLDYLLAALFIGVYVKRAALSIAIYFMYAILGGESLVRFLLNRYIGGEVGNFLPLQVSDEMIPIPGLDKLPGKSGFSSEYNTETYLIATLIYIAIFIYLIYRKLQKSDL from the coding sequence ATGTATAAACTTCTTAGAGTAGAATGGTTTAAAGTTAAAGGCTATAAAGCATTCTGGATTATATTAGCCCTGTTTGCCATCCCGTTCCCGATCGTATTTGTTCAGGTAGTAAAGAAACTGGATGAGCAATTAAGCGCTTTCAGCACCTTGATAACAGCTTACCCTAACCTTTGGCAATTCACTGCTTATTGGGGTAGTTACAATATTATCTTGCTGGGTATGCTGGTGATCTTAATGATTACCAATGAACATACCTACAGGACCATGCGCCAAAACATAATCGATGGTTGGAGCAGGCAACAGTTTTTCTATGCCAAGTTGATGCCCATATTTATCCTCGCCTTGTTTTCAACAGTGTTGATTGCTTTGACCGGTTGGATCGCAGGTTATGAAGTAGATGACCTGTTGAATGTTAACAAGGGAACCACTTATATTTTTTATAGCTTTTTACAATCATTGGATTACCTGTTGGCGGCATTGTTTATAGGGGTGTACGTAAAAAGGGCGGCATTGTCGATCGCTATATATTTTATGTACGCGATTTTAGGAGGAGAATCCTTGGTTCGTTTCTTATTGAACCGGTATATAGGAGGCGAAGTTGGTAATTTCTTACCCTTGCAGGTATCTGATGAAATGATCCCGATCCCGGGACTTGATAAATTACCGGGCAAAAGCGGTTTTTCATCAGAATATAACACCGAAACCTATCTCATCGCAACACTAATTTACATTGCAATTTTCATTTACCTTATTTACCGTAAGTTGCAAAAATCTGATTTGTAA
- the lpxB gene encoding lipid-A-disaccharide synthase: MKYYIIAGEASGDLHGSNLIKQLKVLDPEADIRAWGGDMMEQAGAKVVKHYRDLAFMGFVEVVMNLRTIFKNLDACKQDIANFQPDVLVLIDYPGFNLRIAEWAKQQGLKVVYYISPQVWAWKEGRVKKIRECVDKMLCILPFEQEFYKKWNYDVTYVGHPLIEVIKDAREHLQAPPFSDKPIIALLPGSRKQEVKEKLPIMLSVAKYFPEYQFIVAQAPSLEDSFLETYTSAYPNVSTVKGKTYSLLLQSSAALVTSGTATLETALFGVPEVVCYKGSPVSYFFAKRLIKVKYISLVNLIMDKPVVKELIQHDLTEENLLKELTLLLKDDHKQQQLKADYAMLWTMLGDGTASAKAAKEIMITDDTDGTDV, translated from the coding sequence ATGAAATATTACATAATTGCTGGGGAAGCTTCAGGGGATTTGCATGGCAGTAACCTAATTAAGCAACTCAAAGTTTTAGACCCGGAAGCCGATATCAGGGCATGGGGAGGAGATATGATGGAACAAGCCGGGGCTAAAGTGGTGAAGCATTACCGCGACTTGGCCTTTATGGGTTTCGTGGAGGTGGTGATGAACCTGAGAACCATTTTTAAGAACCTGGATGCCTGCAAGCAGGATATCGCTAATTTTCAGCCTGATGTGTTGGTATTGATCGATTACCCGGGATTTAACCTGAGGATCGCGGAATGGGCTAAGCAGCAAGGTCTTAAAGTAGTATATTATATTTCCCCGCAAGTGTGGGCATGGAAGGAAGGCCGGGTGAAGAAGATCAGGGAGTGTGTTGATAAAATGCTATGCATCCTACCCTTTGAGCAGGAGTTTTACAAGAAATGGAATTATGATGTTACCTACGTCGGGCATCCGTTAATTGAAGTGATTAAAGATGCCAGGGAGCATTTACAAGCGCCGCCTTTTTCAGATAAACCGATCATCGCTTTATTACCAGGAAGCCGCAAGCAGGAAGTAAAAGAGAAATTGCCGATCATGTTGTCGGTCGCTAAATATTTCCCCGAATATCAATTTATAGTTGCGCAAGCGCCTAGCTTGGAAGATAGTTTCCTGGAGACCTATACATCGGCCTACCCGAATGTTTCCACGGTAAAAGGAAAAACGTATTCATTGCTTTTGCAAAGTTCCGCAGCCTTGGTAACCAGCGGCACGGCAACGCTTGAAACAGCCTTGTTCGGTGTGCCGGAGGTTGTTTGCTATAAAGGAAGCCCGGTATCTTATTTCTTCGCCAAGAGGTTGATCAAAGTCAAGTATATTTCCCTCGTCAACTTGATCATGGATAAGCCGGTCGTAAAAGAATTGATCCAACATGATCTTACCGAGGAGAACCTGCTCAAAGAATTGACCCTATTGTTGAAAGATGATCACAAACAGCAACAATTAAAAGCGGATTATGCCATGTTGTGGACGATGTTAGGTGATGGCACGGCCTCAGCGAAAGCGGCCAAGGAAATAATGATCACGGATGACACGGATGGCACAGATGTTTAA
- the surE gene encoding 5'/3'-nucleotidase SurE translates to MAKKNEPIILVTNDDGITAPGIRALIEAVHGKGRIVVVAPDSPQSGKGHAITIGVPLRLDPVDIFDGIEAWQCSGTPVDCVKLARDKILKGQVPTICLSGINHGANHSINIIYSGTMSAAMEAAIEGIPSAGFSYLDYSFDADFTICKEVVEDVADKMLTTDLPRGTLFNVNIPEVSREQFKGIKICRQANAKWVEEFDERRDPHGKKYYWLTGEFKNLDSGNDTDVWALENDYASLVPVQFDLTSYQLKEKLSKDWKL, encoded by the coding sequence GTGGCAAAGAAGAACGAACCTATAATCTTAGTAACAAATGATGATGGTATTACAGCGCCGGGTATCCGTGCTTTGATTGAAGCCGTGCATGGTAAAGGACGGATTGTTGTCGTGGCGCCGGATAGCCCGCAATCGGGGAAAGGGCATGCCATCACTATCGGCGTACCGCTCCGGTTAGATCCCGTGGATATTTTCGATGGAATCGAGGCTTGGCAATGTTCCGGCACACCCGTAGATTGTGTGAAACTAGCCAGGGATAAGATTTTAAAAGGACAGGTGCCCACTATATGCCTTAGTGGTATTAATCACGGGGCGAATCATTCGATTAACATCATCTATTCAGGTACAATGTCGGCCGCTATGGAAGCCGCGATAGAAGGTATACCATCGGCAGGATTTTCATACTTGGACTATAGTTTTGATGCAGATTTCACGATTTGCAAAGAAGTGGTAGAAGATGTGGCGGATAAAATGTTGACAACCGACTTGCCCAGGGGTACCCTGTTTAATGTCAACATCCCAGAAGTTAGCAGGGAGCAGTTTAAAGGCATTAAAATTTGCCGCCAGGCGAATGCCAAATGGGTGGAGGAATTTGATGAAAGGAGAGATCCGCATGGAAAGAAATATTACTGGTTGACCGGTGAATTTAAGAACCTTGATTCCGGTAATGATACCGATGTTTGGGCCTTAGAGAACGATTACGCCTCGCTGGTGCCGGTACAATTTGATTTAACAAGCTATCAACTAAAGGAAAAGCTTTCGAAAGATTGGAAGCTATAA
- a CDS encoding 3-hydroxyacyl-CoA dehydrogenase/enoyl-CoA hydratase family protein: MQRRINKVAVLGSGVMGSRIACHFAGIGVKVLLLDIAPKSLTEQESKKNLSLDHPAVKNRIVNDALQAALKSNPSPVFTKDAVKHITTGNFTDNMKDIAGVDWVIEVVVENLDIKKQVFEQVEQFRKPGTLVTSNTSGIPIHLMSQGRSEDFQKHFCGTHFFNPPRYLRLLEIIPTPQTLPGVVDFLMEYGDLYLGKTTVLCKDTPAFIANRVGVFSIMAIFHIMQQMSLSIDEIDALTGPIIGRPKSATFRTADVVGIDTLVKVAKGVAENCPDDEAIAIFKIPSFLQKVVENNWLGDKTGQGFYKKTKTGKGKEILTLNLETMEYGPKVRAKFAGIDAAKPVEDLKKRIKMLAAAGDKAGQFYQMFHAYLFSYISHRIPGIADDLYKVDDAMKAGFGWEIGAFETWDVIGVKAGIETIKANGLTVAPWVEEMLANGNETFYKVEDGKKLYYNQASKSYESIPGAENFIILENKSSNIVWKNSVSHLYDLGDGIVCLDWKTKMNTIGGEVLDAVNKAVDRAEKDFRGLVIGNDGTNFSAGANVGMIFMLAAEQEYDELDMAVRLFQRSTMRLRYSSIPVVVAPHALTLGGGCEMCLHADSVQAAAETYIGLVEMGVGLIPGGGGTKEMTVRASDEYHAGQIELPHLQDRYMTIATAKVATSAQEAYGMGILDEGKDLVTMNLSRLIADAKTRAIELADAGYTKPQERTDVKVLGRGALGALLAGINGMKFGNYISEHDAKIAQKLAYVMCGGDLTEMSQVSEQYLLDLEREAFLSLAGERKTLERLLSVIKTGKPIRN; this comes from the coding sequence ATGCAAAGAAGAATCAATAAAGTAGCCGTTTTAGGCTCAGGTGTAATGGGATCTAGGATTGCCTGCCATTTTGCAGGAATTGGCGTGAAAGTATTACTGCTTGATATTGCCCCAAAAAGTTTAACGGAGCAGGAAAGCAAGAAGAATCTCAGCCTGGATCATCCTGCCGTTAAAAACAGGATCGTGAATGATGCTTTGCAAGCTGCGCTTAAATCGAACCCTTCCCCTGTTTTTACCAAGGATGCCGTGAAACACATCACCACCGGGAACTTTACCGATAATATGAAAGATATAGCCGGTGTGGATTGGGTGATCGAAGTGGTAGTTGAAAACCTGGATATCAAGAAACAGGTATTCGAACAGGTCGAACAATTCCGTAAACCCGGTACGCTTGTTACTTCTAATACATCCGGCATTCCTATTCACCTGATGAGCCAGGGCCGGAGCGAGGACTTTCAAAAGCATTTCTGCGGCACTCACTTCTTTAATCCCCCGAGGTATCTAAGGTTGTTGGAAATTATTCCCACACCACAGACATTACCCGGGGTGGTGGACTTCCTGATGGAATACGGCGACTTATACCTTGGCAAAACCACCGTGCTTTGTAAAGATACCCCTGCTTTTATAGCAAACAGGGTAGGCGTATTCTCTATCATGGCGATATTCCATATCATGCAACAAATGAGTTTGAGCATCGATGAGATTGATGCCTTAACCGGGCCTATCATCGGTAGACCCAAATCCGCTACTTTCCGCACTGCCGATGTGGTCGGGATAGATACACTGGTGAAAGTTGCGAAAGGAGTAGCTGAAAATTGTCCTGATGATGAAGCGATTGCCATCTTTAAAATACCGTCGTTCCTTCAAAAGGTAGTGGAGAACAATTGGTTGGGAGATAAAACCGGTCAAGGTTTCTACAAGAAAACAAAAACAGGTAAAGGCAAGGAGATATTAACGCTCAACTTGGAAACCATGGAATATGGCCCCAAGGTAAGAGCCAAATTCGCGGGTATCGATGCCGCGAAACCGGTAGAGGATTTGAAAAAGAGGATCAAGATGCTCGCCGCGGCCGGCGATAAAGCCGGGCAGTTCTATCAAATGTTCCATGCATATTTATTCTCTTATATCTCGCACCGCATCCCGGGCATTGCGGATGATTTGTATAAGGTCGATGATGCAATGAAAGCCGGTTTCGGTTGGGAAATCGGAGCCTTCGAAACCTGGGATGTAATCGGCGTAAAAGCCGGTATCGAAACGATCAAAGCGAATGGCTTAACGGTAGCTCCCTGGGTGGAAGAGATGTTGGCTAACGGGAATGAAACTTTCTACAAGGTTGAAGATGGGAAAAAACTTTATTATAATCAAGCCTCGAAGTCATATGAAAGTATTCCGGGCGCTGAGAACTTCATCATCCTGGAAAATAAATCAAGCAACATTGTTTGGAAGAACAGCGTCAGCCATTTGTATGACCTGGGGGATGGAATCGTTTGCCTGGATTGGAAAACGAAGATGAATACGATCGGAGGGGAAGTGCTGGATGCAGTGAATAAAGCGGTAGACCGTGCGGAAAAGGATTTCAGGGGATTAGTGATCGGTAACGACGGCACGAACTTCTCCGCGGGAGCTAACGTGGGTATGATTTTCATGTTGGCTGCCGAACAGGAATACGATGAGCTGGATATGGCAGTGCGCTTATTTCAAAGAAGCACGATGCGGCTCCGGTATTCTTCGATCCCGGTAGTGGTAGCGCCACATGCATTAACGTTAGGCGGCGGATGCGAAATGTGTTTACATGCCGATAGTGTACAGGCCGCGGCCGAAACTTATATCGGCTTGGTGGAAATGGGCGTAGGTCTCATTCCCGGTGGCGGCGGAACCAAGGAAATGACCGTCCGGGCTAGCGATGAATACCATGCCGGGCAAATTGAATTACCGCATTTACAGGATCGGTACATGACCATTGCCACTGCAAAGGTGGCTACTTCCGCGCAGGAAGCATATGGGATGGGTATATTGGATGAAGGGAAAGACCTGGTTACGATGAACTTGTCGAGGTTAATTGCAGATGCTAAGACCCGCGCCATTGAATTAGCGGATGCAGGATATACGAAGCCACAAGAAAGAACGGATGTAAAGGTATTGGGGAGAGGTGCATTGGGCGCACTTTTAGCGGGAATTAACGGTATGAAGTTCGGTAATTATATATCCGAACATGATGCTAAAATCGCGCAAAAATTAGCATACGTGATGTGTGGTGGTGATTTGACTGAAATGTCCCAGGTGAGCGAGCAATATTTGCTGGATCTCGAAAGGGAAGCATTCCTTAGTTTGGCCGGCGAACGTAAGACCTTGGAAAGATTGCTGAGCGTAATTAAAACCGGTAAACCTATCAGGAACTAA
- a CDS encoding DUF6728 family protein — MKKIFDQILRYLYIKKRDPDAPTNTNIKLMHGMNRISILLFVIALIIMITRLFFKHH; from the coding sequence ATGAAAAAGATTTTCGATCAAATTTTACGTTATTTATATATCAAGAAAAGGGATCCCGATGCCCCAACAAACACCAATATCAAGTTGATGCACGGCATGAACCGTATTTCCATACTCCTGTTTGTCATTGCCTTAATTATTATGATTACCCGTCTTTTTTTTAAGCACCATTAA
- a CDS encoding ABC transporter ATP-binding protein: MENNVLSLNNISKSYGPVRALTQVSFDVPTGSVFGILGPNGSGKTTLLGIIMDVLKSDEGAYSWFGLGTNHENRKRIGTLLETPNFYHYYSGEKNLQIVAAIKGKGEERIGEALKITGLYERRKSKFSTYSLGMKQRLAIAAALLGDPEVLLFDEPTNGLDPAGIAEIRKLIQDLNKSGKTVIMASHLLDEVEKVCTHMAILKKGDMLTTGIVNEVLSHEDTIEVKSDDLGKLAAVIKEMPSVKHVQEVGSTLHVTFNEPVGTAQLNQYCFEQGIVLTHLSIRKKSLEAKFMELTN; encoded by the coding sequence TTGGAAAATAATGTATTATCCCTTAACAATATCTCCAAGAGTTACGGGCCAGTTAGAGCTTTGACGCAAGTTAGTTTCGATGTGCCAACAGGGAGTGTATTTGGAATCCTAGGACCCAATGGTAGTGGGAAGACCACTTTGCTCGGCATTATCATGGATGTTTTGAAATCCGATGAAGGAGCTTACAGTTGGTTTGGGCTGGGCACCAACCATGAAAACAGGAAGCGCATCGGCACCCTTTTGGAAACACCTAATTTCTACCACTACTATTCCGGCGAAAAGAACTTGCAAATCGTGGCTGCTATCAAGGGGAAAGGAGAAGAACGCATCGGTGAAGCGCTGAAAATTACAGGTTTGTACGAACGCAGGAAATCCAAGTTCAGCACCTATTCCCTCGGGATGAAACAACGCTTGGCCATCGCGGCAGCGCTGCTGGGAGACCCAGAAGTACTTTTGTTTGATGAACCTACCAATGGTTTGGATCCTGCCGGTATTGCAGAAATACGCAAACTGATCCAGGATTTAAATAAATCGGGGAAAACGGTAATCATGGCGAGTCACTTACTGGATGAGGTAGAGAAAGTTTGTACCCATATGGCTATTTTAAAGAAAGGTGATATGCTTACAACGGGCATCGTGAACGAAGTGCTTTCGCATGAAGATACGATCGAAGTTAAAAGTGATGATCTTGGAAAACTGGCAGCGGTCATTAAAGAAATGCCTTCGGTAAAACATGTACAGGAGGTAGGCAGTACTTTGCATGTTACTTTCAACGAGCCAGTCGGCACCGCGCAATTAAATCAATATTGTTTCGAGCAGGGAATCGTGTTAACACATCTGTCGATCCGCAAGAAGAGCTTGGAAGCCAAGTTCATGGAATTGACCAATTAA
- a CDS encoding SusC/RagA family TonB-linked outer membrane protein has protein sequence MKDHLYMRLPGIFRFTMLTIALCSFGIQWSFASDGLMSYRDTIPGDSGQPVNLIIPKAPVGLKQNDTLDILKNAMYPNLSVQQMLKGNLRGLFVQEPNGEPGTEQNMFVRGLAMPLFSKKDLSAVQPTVFLNGIPLLQDNVLVYDIQQYEFNRLGPATNFLNNLNLDNIESIEIIKDADGKLGPWAANGAINIITKQAKSGDKLISVNSYFGMNLYDPIYTTNAAYENNFRRPFYQKYAGSGDSLIYPAYLRDSSNMDYYGPANWTDKYFDNTFLYGINASISGGSERANFRFFANKETNNGVADNTKMDKYNANFLVNMSPIKWLMASAMVNATRIDRQRNTSMRDRFGEMNYIPDVSAPLPPSANGYQKYQDALDKSFDKNHLNLVQGSFSLSFDLKKFQFISRIGYDYNESSRDVFWPSILSDNSNYVSNYFGGNQRVMLENILRSAWKLSADSRVQIELGQSLQSDEWKYSYTRAYRGYSDRIKVNLVDGDKNSVNYLLPTNFGNQLVFRYIDKTKHRLVSLYANAVYSFRDIYQLSVTLRNDGSSYMNAANRWFFTPTISGSMDIKSKWFETNDAISDWRLSASWGRMGRLLNDDRFGAGPQYRVELGWEGNKTAYSYNAFAGLSRPYTSGYVADDFAWPYTDITNVSTDISLFENRLMLNLAVYNKNDKNMIIGMPAIAESGYTVNYANGLEVNNKGFEIGLAAAVIKKRKVSLTPFVNFSKNRNELKALPGGATEFVSGSRKLEVGKPIDAFWLYENKGIYNSDSEVPIDSKTGEPMNFIGAPFQAGDPIWNDTNGDFVVNDEDKVLKGHSLPTYSGNFGFDFVYGKFNLGATFYYAGGHSAINEKTAARYDFINRDGRTDMNSVKDITFWQKDLDMKSYPVYNPWSAVVPYRVDQDLFLENASFVKLRALTIGYDLTGWRLINKKGYFKKFYVYATGNNLLTFTNYTGGDPELVQYNGYDNFYALPIPKTYTIGIKMDL, from the coding sequence ATGAAAGATCACCTGTATATGCGGTTGCCAGGGATATTCCGATTTACAATGCTTACCATAGCATTGTGTTCTTTCGGCATTCAATGGAGCTTTGCATCGGATGGTTTAATGAGTTATAGAGATACCATCCCCGGGGATTCCGGGCAGCCGGTTAATCTAATCATACCGAAAGCTCCCGTAGGCCTTAAACAAAATGATACCCTAGATATCCTTAAAAATGCTATGTATCCTAATCTCTCTGTTCAGCAAATGTTGAAGGGGAACTTAAGGGGATTATTCGTACAAGAGCCGAACGGCGAACCCGGCACCGAACAAAATATGTTTGTCCGTGGCCTTGCAATGCCGCTTTTCAGTAAAAAAGATTTGAGTGCCGTTCAACCAACCGTATTTTTAAACGGGATTCCCTTATTGCAGGATAACGTGTTGGTTTACGATATACAACAATACGAATTTAACCGCCTCGGTCCAGCTACCAACTTCCTCAATAACTTGAACCTCGACAATATTGAAAGTATCGAGATTATCAAGGATGCAGACGGGAAATTAGGACCATGGGCTGCCAATGGGGCCATCAATATTATTACCAAGCAGGCTAAATCCGGTGATAAACTGATCAGTGTAAATTCTTATTTCGGCATGAATTTATACGATCCTATTTATACTACGAACGCGGCATACGAGAATAATTTCCGCAGGCCATTCTACCAGAAATATGCGGGATCCGGCGATTCATTGATATATCCTGCATATTTGAGAGATTCTTCCAACATGGATTATTATGGTCCTGCAAACTGGACTGATAAATACTTTGACAACACTTTTCTTTACGGCATAAACGCTAGTATTTCAGGTGGCTCCGAGAGGGCCAATTTCCGTTTTTTTGCTAATAAGGAAACCAATAACGGTGTTGCCGATAACACGAAGATGGATAAATACAATGCCAACTTCTTGGTAAATATGTCACCGATAAAATGGTTAATGGCTTCTGCTATGGTGAATGCCACGCGCATTGATCGCCAGCGCAATACGAGCATGCGCGATCGTTTCGGGGAAATGAATTATATCCCGGACGTGTCCGCCCCGCTTCCTCCTTCCGCCAATGGCTACCAGAAATACCAGGATGCCCTGGATAAATCTTTCGACAAAAACCACCTTAACCTCGTGCAGGGTTCTTTCTCCCTCTCGTTTGACCTAAAGAAATTTCAGTTCATCTCCCGCATTGGTTACGATTATAACGAAAGCAGCAGGGATGTGTTCTGGCCTTCGATTTTAAGTGATAACAGTAACTATGTTTCCAACTATTTCGGCGGCAACCAAAGGGTGATGTTGGAGAATATCCTACGCTCCGCATGGAAATTGAGCGCCGATAGCCGCGTGCAGATCGAGCTCGGGCAATCATTGCAGTCTGATGAATGGAAATATTCTTACACCCGTGCTTACAGGGGATACAGTGATCGTATCAAGGTGAACCTGGTTGATGGAGACAAAAATAGCGTCAATTACTTGTTGCCTACAAACTTCGGCAACCAGTTAGTATTCCGTTATATCGATAAAACAAAGCATCGCCTCGTTTCTCTTTACGCTAACGCCGTATACTCCTTCAGGGATATATATCAATTATCTGTAACCCTAAGAAATGATGGTAGCTCTTATATGAATGCTGCCAATAGGTGGTTCTTCACGCCTACCATCTCCGGTTCTATGGATATCAAGTCAAAATGGTTTGAAACTAATGACGCGATCAGCGATTGGAGGTTATCAGCATCCTGGGGCAGGATGGGTAGGTTGTTAAATGATGATAGGTTCGGTGCTGGCCCGCAATACAGGGTTGAGCTGGGTTGGGAAGGTAATAAAACGGCCTATTCTTACAATGCTTTTGCAGGGCTTTCGCGCCCTTATACTTCGGGCTATGTTGCTGATGACTTTGCATGGCCTTACACTGATATTACGAATGTTAGTACAGATATTAGCTTGTTTGAAAACCGCTTGATGTTAAACTTGGCGGTATACAACAAGAACGATAAAAATATGATTATCGGGATGCCTGCCATTGCAGAATCGGGTTATACCGTAAATTATGCGAACGGGCTAGAGGTCAATAACAAGGGCTTTGAAATTGGCCTGGCCGCTGCCGTTATTAAAAAGAGAAAAGTTTCCCTCACGCCATTCGTGAATTTCAGCAAGAACAGGAATGAATTGAAGGCCTTACCGGGTGGCGCAACAGAATTTGTTAGCGGTAGCAGGAAACTTGAAGTAGGAAAACCTATTGATGCGTTCTGGTTATATGAAAATAAAGGCATTTACAATTCGGATTCAGAAGTACCAATCGACAGTAAAACCGGCGAACCGATGAACTTTATCGGCGCCCCTTTCCAAGCTGGTGATCCAATCTGGAACGATACTAACGGCGACTTCGTTGTGAACGATGAAGATAAAGTGCTGAAAGGTCACAGCTTGCCTACCTATAGCGGCAACTTCGGGTTTGACTTCGTTTACGGCAAGTTCAACTTGGGTGCAACATTCTATTATGCAGGTGGCCATAGCGCTATTAATGAAAAAACTGCCGCCCGTTATGATTTTATCAACCGCGATGGTCGCACCGATATGAATTCCGTGAAAGACATCACTTTCTGGCAAAAAGACTTGGATATGAAATCTTATCCAGTGTATAACCCTTGGAGCGCAGTTGTGCCTTACCGTGTAGACCAGGATTTGTTCCTAGAGAATGCATCCTTTGTGAAATTACGTGCACTTACCATTGGCTACGACCTGACAGGTTGGAGGTTGATCAATAAGAAAGGTTATTTCAAGAAGTTCTACGTGTATGCGACCGGTAATAATTTACTCACATTCACCAATTATACAGGTGGAGATCCGGAGTTAGTGCAATATAATGGTTATGATAACTTTTATGCATTGCCTATTCCTAAAACATATACCATCGGTATAAAAATGGACTTGTAA